The Malus domestica chromosome 13, GDT2T_hap1 genome includes a window with the following:
- the LOC103407130 gene encoding uncharacterized protein isoform X2 produces the protein MTRSSQPVREHISDFDGDFERTLRRKKKLQESNPPSPEPELEEQEVEVEEKATTQVGGEEQGIAMDNRTLKELAASGLDNAAPLCIQYPMAAQGKTEEFELKSSLLHHIPKFHGLSMEDPNKHLKEFEVVCSSMTPVTVDGSILKMKAFPFSLMDKAKDWLYELAPGTVTSWESMKRAFLEKFFPTSRIILLRKKISGIQQSQGESFPSYYERFKSLVASCPHHQMNEELLLQYFYEGLLPLERQMLDAFAGGALVDKTPRDAKTLIANRALNAQQYEGVGQRDTPRPHHVNEVSSISELQSQMANLTSMLSQLVEGPKTQGTTICGVCSIQGHQSDQCPQLIENGGWESANDIGYGNQNQPRNDPFSNTYNPGWRDHPNFRWRDAPQYGQQSGFRQPPGFFPRPMAPQPPPQAQSSQTNPGTSMNDDKTYQLLTTMAQGMQNQAKEVNELKKQMGQMAEFLGQFRENGKLPSTTVVNPKGGFESAKAITLRSGKEVRNKEDKKIQLKEDENTYPTARVPLPMPQPSKTSHPSTSGKNVPNVVISNTNLPNVPFPRRFAQSKKEESEKDILDTFRKVQVNIPLLDAIKQVPRYAKFLKELCTTRKRISNKEVVKVSENVSAVLQRKLPPKCKDPGSFTIPCVIGNTRFEKCMLDLGASINVMPYSIYASMNLGELKQDGVIIQLADRSNAYPKGVLEDVLVQVHLDRMNDDALEIALVHGIGARNKCGGIQATHGMESDHIAVLPCGEVFEMVAALESLPSHSGKSSLSILDSVLANKLLPSIVQPPTLELKPLPSHLKYVFLGEDQTLPVIISSSLTAQEEDKLIRVLKEHKSAIGWTLADIKGISPTTCMHHILLEEGAKPSREAQRRLNPPMLEVVKKEVIKLLDCGVIYPISDSRWVSPVQVVPKKSGITVVKNEEQELVPTRMVTGWRVCIDYRKLNAMTRNDHFPLPFLDQMLERLAGYKFYCFLDGYSGYNQIVIAPEDQEKTTFTCPFGTFAYRRMPFDLCNAPATFQRCMQGIVLGHIISEEGIEVDKSKVDLVRHLPSPTLVREVRSFLGHAGFYRRFIKDFSKISQPLCRLLKKEVAFEFDDACSTAFKQLKEALTSAPIITPPDWSLPFELMCDASDYAIGAVLGQRKNKQPHVIYYASRTLNDAQLNYSTTEKELLAVVFALDKFRSYLLGTKVIIFTDHAALKYLLTKKEAKPRLIRWMLLLQEFDIEIRDKKGVENVVADHLSRMVHEEASPISETFPDEQLMSIQAERRRRLGLPPEDPSTVKSAAPVVEEKKSSLPIRPATKAEQMRECLRSLKQNHKEDDAKVKRAFQTLLTFVGNVAKNPNEEKFRKITLTNLFFQERVGSLKGGVEFLELGEFERMEGGEFLLLPREKVDMAVLNSAGSELDSAIKNPFFGVL, from the exons atgacccgtagctcacaacctgttcgtgagcatatctccgactttgacggtgattttgagagaactttgagaaggaaaaagaaattgcaagagtctaatcctcctagtcctgagcctgaattagaagagcaagaagttgaggttgaagagaaggccacgacaCAAGtaggtggagaagagcaaggtatagccatggacaaccgtacgctcaaggagcttgccgcctcgggtttggataatgccgcaccattgtgtatccaatatcccatggctgctcaaggtaaaaccgaagagttcgaattaaagtcaagtttgctccaccacattccaaagttccatggactgtccatggaggatccgaacaaacatttgaaagaatttgaagtggtgtgctcaagtatgactccggttaccgttgacggaagtattttaaagatgaaggcttttccattctctttaatggacaaagccaaggattggttatacgagttggctcccggtacagttacatcttgggagagtatgaagagggcgtttctggagaagtttttcccaacttctcgcatcattcttcttcgtaaaaaaataagtggaattcagcaaagccaaggtgaatctttcccatcttattatgaacgatttaaatcacttgttgcttcttgtccacatcatcagatgaatgaggagctacttcttcaatacttttacgaaggtcttttaccacttgaacggcaaatgttggatgctttcgcgggaggagctctagtggataagacacctagggatgccaaaaccctcattgcgaatcgagcactcaatgcacaacaatatgaaggtgttgggcaaagagacaccccacggccacatcatgtcaatgaggtaagttctatttctgagttacaatcccaaatggctaaccttacgtctatgttatcgcagttggttgaaggccccaaaacgcaaggaactacaatctgtggtgtatgctccattcaaggacaccaatctgatcaatgccctcaattaattgagaatggaggatgggaatcggccaatgatataggttatgggaatcaaaaccaaccaaggaatgatcctttctccaatacatacaacccgggatggcgtgaccaccccaatttcagatggagagatgcaccacaatatggccaacaaagtggattccgacaacccccgggtttctttccaaggccaatggcaccacaaccacctcctcaggcacaatcttcccaaaccaacccaggtacgtctatgaatgatgataaaacatatcagttactaaccaccatggcgcagggaatgcagaaccaagcaaaggaggttaatgagctgaagaagcaaatgggccaaatggccgaatttttggggcaattccgtgaaaatggtaagttaccaagcactacggtggtcaatccaaagggtggcttcgaatctgcaaaggctatcacattacgaagtggaaaagaggtgagaaacaaggaagataaGAAGATACAACTcaaggaagatgagaacacctaccccacggcaagggtaccattacccatgccgcagccatctaagacatcccatccgtccacctcaggtaagaatgttccaaatgttgtgatttcgaacactaatctgcccaatgttccTTTCCCTCGCAGATTTGCACAatcgaagaaagaagaaagcgaaAAGGACATTTTGGATACCTTTCGAAAAGTCCAAGTGAACATTCCTTTACTTGATGCTATTAAGCAAGTGCCCAGGTAcgcaaagtttttaaaagaattatgcacaactaggaaaagaatttcaaacaaagaagttgtgaaggtaagtgaaaatgtatcCGCGGTTTTGCAACGGAAGTTACCTCCAAAGTGTAAGGATCCAGGGAGCTTTACTATCCCATGTGTAATTggaaacactagatttgaaaaatgcatgttagatttaggtgcttctattaatgttatgccatattccatttatgcatcaatgAATCTTGGTGAGTTAAAACAGGATGGCGTGATaattcaattggccgatcgttctaacgcttatcccaagggagtccttgaggatgttttagtgcag gtacatttggatcgaatgaacgacgatgcacttgaaataGCCTTAGTGCACGGCATAGGAGCaagaaacaagtgtgggggaatccaAGCAACCCACGGCATGGAATCTGACCATATTGCCGTGCTCCCTTGTGGTGAAGTGTTTGAAATGGTCGCGGCCCTCGAGTCATTGCCATCACATTCTGGTAAGTCTTCACTCTCAATTTTAGATTCGGTTTTGGCTAACAAGTTACTTCCATCcattgtgcagccacctacacttgagttgaagccattacctagtcacttgaagtatgttttcttgggagaagatCAAACACTACCCGTCATCATATCTAGCTCACTCAcggcccaagaagaagacaagttgATAAGGGTGTTAAAGGAGCACAAATCTGCCATTGGATGGACCTTGGCGGATATCAAAGGCATTAGTCCCACCACGTGCATGCATCACATCCTTTTGGAGGAAGGAGCTAAGCCATCTCGGGAGGCTCAACGTCGCCTTAATCCACCCATGTTGGAAGTAGTAAAGAAGGAGGTTATAAAATTGCTTGACTGTGGTGTTATATACCCTatttctgatagtcgttgggtgtctCCCGTGCAggttgttccaaagaagtccgggatcacggtggtgaagaatgaagaacaagaGCTTGTACCCACTCGTATGGTGACCGGTTGgcgtgtttgtattgattacaggAAGTTAAATGCCATGACAAGGAATGATCACTTTCCGTTGCCATTCCTGgaccaaatgttagaaaggttagccggttataaattttattgctttcttgatggatattccggatataaccaaattgtgatagctccggaggaccaagaaaagacaacgtTCACGTGCCCCTTTGGCACCTTTGCATACAGACGCATGCCATTTGATTTGTGCAATGCCCCTGCGACATTTCAACGATGCATG caaggtattgttctaggacatattatttctgaagaaggcattgaagtggataaatctaaggtagaccttgttcgtcacttaccctctccaactttggttagagaggttcgttcgtttcttggtcacgcaggtttttataggcgtttcataaaggatttctccaagatttCACAACCACTATGCCGATTGCttaaaaaagaggtggcttTCGAGTTTGATGATGCATGCTCCACGGCATTCAAGCAATTAAAAGAAGCTCTTACTTCGGCTCCCATTATCACAcctccagattggagccttccattcgagttgatgtgcgatgcttcGGATTATgcgattggtgctgttttggggcaacgaaagaacaaacaacctcatgttatttattatgcctcTAGGAcattaaatgatgctcaattaaattactccaccactgaaaaagaattacttgctgtggtatttgcattagataagttccgatcatacttacttggtactaaagttattatttttactgatcatgcagctctcaagtatttactcacaaaaaaagaggccaagcctagactaattcgatggatgttgcttctacaagagtttgacattgagATTCGGGATAAGAAGGGCGTGGAGAATGTGGTAGCTGACCATCTAAGTCGAATGGTGCATGAGGAAGCATCGCCAATTTCTGAAACCTTCCCCGATGAGCAACTAATGTCTAtccag gcagagaggaggaggagactTGGGTTGCCACCAGAAGATCCTTCAACTGTAAAGTCTGCTGCACCTGTTGTGGAGGAGAAAAAG AGCTCATTACCCATAAGGCCTGCCACAAAAGCAGAGCAAATGAGAGAATGTTTGCGATCTCTCAAGCAGAATCACAAG GAGGACGATGCAAAAGTGAAGAGAGCATTCCAGACTCTCTTAACTTTTGTAGGGAATGTTGCCAAAAATCCTAATGAGGAGAAGTTTAGAAAGATAACACTCACTAACCTGTTTTTCCAG GAAAGGGTTGGTTCACTAAAAGGCGGCGTCGAGTTTCTTGAATTGGGCGAGTTTGAGAGAATGGAAGGGGGAGAGTTCTTGCTTCTTCCTAGGGAGAAGGTTGACATGGCAGTGCTGAACTCAGCTGGATCGGAGCTCGACTCTGCAATCAAGAATCCCTTTTTCGGTGTTCTTTAA
- the LOC103407130 gene encoding uncharacterized protein isoform X3, whose translation MTRSSQPVREHISDFDGDFERTLRRKKKLQESNPPSPEPELEEQEVEVEEKATTQVGGEEQGIAMDNRTLKELAASGLDNAAPLCIQYPMAAQGKTEEFELKSSLLHHIPKFHGLSMEDPNKHLKEFEVVCSSMTPVTVDGSILKMKAFPFSLMDKAKDWLYELAPGTVTSWESMKRAFLEKFFPTSRIILLRKKISGIQQSQGESFPSYYERFKSLVASCPHHQMNEELLLQYFYEGLLPLERQMLDAFAGGALVDKTPRDAKTLIANRALNAQQYEGVGQRDTPRPHHVNEVSSISELQSQMANLTSMLSQLVEGPKTQGTTICGVCSIQGHQSDQCPQLIENGGWESANDIGYGNQNQPRNDPFSNTYNPGWRDHPNFRWRDAPQYGQQSGFRQPPGFFPRPMAPQPPPQAQSSQTNPGTSMNDDKTYQLLTTMAQGMQNQAKEVNELKKQMGQMAEFLGQFRENGKLPSTTVVNPKGGFESAKAITLRSGKEVRNKEDKKIQLKEDENTYPTARVPLPMPQPSKTSHPSTSGKNVPNVVISNTNLPNVPFPRRFAQSKKEESEKDILDTFRKVQVNIPLLDAIKQVPRYAKFLKELCTTRKRISNKEVVKVSENVSAVLQRKLPPKCKDPGSFTIPCVIGNTRFEKCMLDLGASINVMPYSIYASMNLGELKQDGVIIQLADRSNAYPKGVLEDVLVQVNHLIFPADFYVLEMEDSSHAPSLLILLGRPFMKTARTKIDVFMGTLTMEFDGDIIRFNLSETIKYPMEDHSCFAIDIVDSLAQVHLDRMNDDALEIALVHGIGARNKCGGIQATHGMESDHIAVLPCGEVFEMVAALESLPSHSGKSSLSILDSVLANKLLPSIVQPPTLELKPLPSHLKYVFLGEDQTLPVIISSSLTAQEEDKLIRVLKEHKSAIGWTLADIKGISPTTCMHHILLEEGAKPSREAQRRLNPPMLEVVKKEVIKLLDCGVIYPISDSRWVSPVQVVPKKSGITVVKNEEQELVPTRMVTGWRVCIDYRKLNAMTRNDHFPLPFLDQMLERLAGYKFYCFLDGYSGYNQIVIAPEDQEKTTFTCPFGTFAYRRMPFDLCNAPATFQRCMQGIVLGHIISEEGIEVDKSKVDLVRHLPSPTLVREVRSFLGHAGFYRRFIKDFSKISQPLCRLLKKEVAFEFDDACSTAFKQLKEALTSAPIITPPDWSLPFELMCDASDYAIGAVLGQRKNKQPHVIYYASRTLNDAQLNYSTTEKELLAVVFALDKFRSYLLGTKVIIFTDHAALKYLLTKKEAKPRLIRWMLLLQEFDIEIRDKKGVENVVADHLSRMVHEEASPISETFPDEQLMSIQEG comes from the exons atgacccgtagctcacaacctgttcgtgagcatatctccgactttgacggtgattttgagagaactttgagaaggaaaaagaaattgcaagagtctaatcctcctagtcctgagcctgaattagaagagcaagaagttgaggttgaagagaaggccacgacaCAAGtaggtggagaagagcaaggtatagccatggacaaccgtacgctcaaggagcttgccgcctcgggtttggataatgccgcaccattgtgtatccaatatcccatggctgctcaaggtaaaaccgaagagttcgaattaaagtcaagtttgctccaccacattccaaagttccatggactgtccatggaggatccgaacaaacatttgaaagaatttgaagtggtgtgctcaagtatgactccggttaccgttgacggaagtattttaaagatgaaggcttttccattctctttaatggacaaagccaaggattggttatacgagttggctcccggtacagttacatcttgggagagtatgaagagggcgtttctggagaagtttttcccaacttctcgcatcattcttcttcgtaaaaaaataagtggaattcagcaaagccaaggtgaatctttcccatcttattatgaacgatttaaatcacttgttgcttcttgtccacatcatcagatgaatgaggagctacttcttcaatacttttacgaaggtcttttaccacttgaacggcaaatgttggatgctttcgcgggaggagctctagtggataagacacctagggatgccaaaaccctcattgcgaatcgagcactcaatgcacaacaatatgaaggtgttgggcaaagagacaccccacggccacatcatgtcaatgaggtaagttctatttctgagttacaatcccaaatggctaaccttacgtctatgttatcgcagttggttgaaggccccaaaacgcaaggaactacaatctgtggtgtatgctccattcaaggacaccaatctgatcaatgccctcaattaattgagaatggaggatgggaatcggccaatgatataggttatgggaatcaaaaccaaccaaggaatgatcctttctccaatacatacaacccgggatggcgtgaccaccccaatttcagatggagagatgcaccacaatatggccaacaaagtggattccgacaacccccgggtttctttccaaggccaatggcaccacaaccacctcctcaggcacaatcttcccaaaccaacccaggtacgtctatgaatgatgataaaacatatcagttactaaccaccatggcgcagggaatgcagaaccaagcaaaggaggttaatgagctgaagaagcaaatgggccaaatggccgaatttttggggcaattccgtgaaaatggtaagttaccaagcactacggtggtcaatccaaagggtggcttcgaatctgcaaaggctatcacattacgaagtggaaaagaggtgagaaacaaggaagataaGAAGATACAACTcaaggaagatgagaacacctaccccacggcaagggtaccattacccatgccgcagccatctaagacatcccatccgtccacctcaggtaagaatgttccaaatgttgtgatttcgaacactaatctgcccaatgttccTTTCCCTCGCAGATTTGCACAatcgaagaaagaagaaagcgaaAAGGACATTTTGGATACCTTTCGAAAAGTCCAAGTGAACATTCCTTTACTTGATGCTATTAAGCAAGTGCCCAGGTAcgcaaagtttttaaaagaattatgcacaactaggaaaagaatttcaaacaaagaagttgtgaaggtaagtgaaaatgtatcCGCGGTTTTGCAACGGAAGTTACCTCCAAAGTGTAAGGATCCAGGGAGCTTTACTATCCCATGTGTAATTggaaacactagatttgaaaaatgcatgttagatttaggtgcttctattaatgttatgccatattccatttatgcatcaatgAATCTTGGTGAGTTAAAACAGGATGGCGTGATaattcaattggccgatcgttctaacgcttatcccaagggagtccttgaggatgttttagtgcaggtcaatcatcttatctttcctgcagatttttatgtcttagaaatggaggattcaagccatgctccatcattgcTAATCTTGTtaggccgaccattcatgaaaacagcgagAACAAAAATAGATGTGTTTATGGGAACATTAACCATGGAGTTTGATGGAGACATTATtcgttttaatctttctgaaaccattaaatatccaatggaggaccattcttgtttcgctattgacattgttgattctttggcacaggtacatttggatcgaatgaacgacgatgcacttgaaataGCCTTAGTGCACGGCATAGGAGCaagaaacaagtgtgggggaatccaAGCAACCCACGGCATGGAATCTGACCATATTGCCGTGCTCCCTTGTGGTGAAGTGTTTGAAATGGTCGCGGCCCTCGAGTCATTGCCATCACATTCTGGTAAGTCTTCACTCTCAATTTTAGATTCGGTTTTGGCTAACAAGTTACTTCCATCcattgtgcagccacctacacttgagttgaagccattacctagtcacttgaagtatgttttcttgggagaagatCAAACACTACCCGTCATCATATCTAGCTCACTCAcggcccaagaagaagacaagttgATAAGGGTGTTAAAGGAGCACAAATCTGCCATTGGATGGACCTTGGCGGATATCAAAGGCATTAGTCCCACCACGTGCATGCATCACATCCTTTTGGAGGAAGGAGCTAAGCCATCTCGGGAGGCTCAACGTCGCCTTAATCCACCCATGTTGGAAGTAGTAAAGAAGGAGGTTATAAAATTGCTTGACTGTGGTGTTATATACCCTatttctgatagtcgttgggtgtctCCCGTGCAggttgttccaaagaagtccgggatcacggtggtgaagaatgaagaacaagaGCTTGTACCCACTCGTATGGTGACCGGTTGgcgtgtttgtattgattacaggAAGTTAAATGCCATGACAAGGAATGATCACTTTCCGTTGCCATTCCTGgaccaaatgttagaaaggttagccggttataaattttattgctttcttgatggatattccggatataaccaaattgtgatagctccggaggaccaagaaaagacaacgtTCACGTGCCCCTTTGGCACCTTTGCATACAGACGCATGCCATTTGATTTGTGCAATGCCCCTGCGACATTTCAACGATGCATG caaggtattgttctaggacatattatttctgaagaaggcattgaagtggataaatctaaggtagaccttgttcgtcacttaccctctccaactttggttagagaggttcgttcgtttcttggtcacgcaggtttttataggcgtttcataaaggatttctccaagatttCACAACCACTATGCCGATTGCttaaaaaagaggtggcttTCGAGTTTGATGATGCATGCTCCACGGCATTCAAGCAATTAAAAGAAGCTCTTACTTCGGCTCCCATTATCACAcctccagattggagccttccattcgagttgatgtgcgatgcttcGGATTATgcgattggtgctgttttggggcaacgaaagaacaaacaacctcatgttatttattatgcctcTAGGAcattaaatgatgctcaattaaattactccaccactgaaaaagaattacttgctgtggtatttgcattagataagttccgatcatacttacttggtactaaagttattatttttactgatcatgcagctctcaagtatttactcacaaaaaaagaggccaagcctagactaattcgatggatgttgcttctacaagagtttgacattgagATTCGGGATAAGAAGGGCGTGGAGAATGTGGTAGCTGACCATCTAAGTCGAATGGTGCATGAGGAAGCATCGCCAATTTCTGAAACCTTCCCCGATGAGCAACTAATGTCTAtccag GAGGGTTAG